The following proteins are encoded in a genomic region of Phycisphaera sp.:
- a CDS encoding ATP-binding protein, with protein sequence MGLLESIETGRTRMPRRVLVYGTHGIGKSTFGAMAEDPVFVQTEDGLADIDAPRFPLATDLEQVIGALGELYTEEHTYKTIVIDSLDWLERLIHTKVCRDRQVQSIEDIGYGKGYVFALEPWREVLAGLDALRRERGMQVVLIAHAAIEKFSNPETESYDRYGPRLNRHASALVQEWCDEVLFATYRVHTKTTKEGFDRTRVQAIGQGERVLKTTERPSHLAKNRLNLPDEIPLDERVYRAYARGEAPDIDTNEQNETGPNTD encoded by the coding sequence ATGGGACTTCTGGAATCCATCGAAACGGGCCGCACGCGGATGCCGCGGCGCGTGCTTGTGTACGGCACGCACGGCATCGGCAAGAGCACGTTCGGGGCGATGGCCGAGGACCCGGTGTTCGTCCAGACCGAGGACGGCCTGGCGGACATCGACGCGCCGCGCTTCCCGCTGGCCACCGACCTCGAACAGGTGATCGGCGCTCTCGGTGAGCTCTACACCGAAGAACACACCTACAAGACCATCGTCATCGACAGCCTCGACTGGCTCGAGCGGCTGATCCACACCAAGGTCTGCCGCGATCGGCAGGTGCAATCGATCGAGGACATCGGCTATGGCAAGGGCTACGTGTTCGCCCTCGAGCCATGGCGCGAGGTACTGGCCGGGCTCGACGCGTTGCGCCGCGAGCGCGGCATGCAGGTCGTGCTGATCGCCCACGCGGCCATCGAGAAGTTCAGCAACCCCGAGACCGAGAGCTACGACCGCTACGGCCCGCGGCTCAATCGCCACGCGTCGGCACTCGTGCAGGAGTGGTGCGACGAGGTGCTGTTCGCCACGTACCGCGTGCACACGAAGACCACCAAGGAGGGCTTCGACCGCACGCGCGTTCAGGCCATCGGTCAGGGGGAGCGGGTGCTCAAGACCACCGAGCGGCCCAGCCACCTGGCGAAGAACCGGCTGAACCTGCCCGACGAGATCCCGCTCGACGAGCGCGTCTACCGGGCGTACGCGCGCGGCGAGGCGCCCGACATCGACACCAACGAACAAAACGAGACCGGACCCAACACCGACTGA
- a CDS encoding DUF669 domain-containing protein → MADLNGFDATQVEPAGNFAPLPAGQYLCAAVDSQMKPTKKGDGKYLQVELEVLEGEHKGRKLWDRFVLEHPNERTVAIAKSSLASLCTAVGVTRPRDSAELHNVPVLVRVACTKRNDTGEITNTVKGYAKRGGSHTAPANTASSTGGGVPWRK, encoded by the coding sequence ATGGCAGACCTGAACGGATTCGACGCGACGCAAGTGGAGCCCGCCGGCAACTTCGCGCCCCTGCCCGCGGGGCAGTACCTGTGTGCCGCGGTGGACTCGCAGATGAAGCCGACCAAAAAGGGCGACGGGAAGTACCTGCAGGTCGAGCTGGAGGTGCTCGAGGGCGAGCACAAGGGCCGCAAGCTGTGGGACCGCTTCGTGCTCGAGCATCCGAACGAGCGCACGGTGGCGATCGCAAAGTCGTCGCTGGCCAGCCTGTGTACGGCCGTGGGCGTGACGCGGCCGCGCGACTCGGCCGAGCTGCACAACGTCCCGGTGCTGGTGAGGGTCGCGTGCACGAAGCGCAACGACACCGGCGAGATCACCAACACGGTGAAGGGCTACGCCAAGCGTGGCGGCTCGCACACCGCACCGGCCAACACGGCCTCGAGCACCGGGGGCGGCGTGCCGTGGCGCAAGTGA
- a CDS encoding HTH domain-containing protein, whose amino-acid sequence MTTTTKTATKKTATKTSTKPAAKKPTAKTKAPAKPNAKPKAKPAPNAVTAATKKPAKPTPRKGKQPSGLDLAAKVLADAKEPLAAKTIAERVIAAGWQTSGKTPHATLYATMTREIQTKGKDARFVKVERGRFKAKA is encoded by the coding sequence ATGACGACGACGACGAAGACCGCCACGAAGAAGACGGCCACGAAGACAAGCACCAAGCCCGCGGCGAAGAAGCCAACGGCGAAAACAAAGGCGCCCGCCAAGCCCAACGCGAAACCGAAGGCCAAGCCCGCGCCCAACGCCGTCACCGCGGCGACCAAGAAGCCCGCCAAGCCCACGCCCCGCAAGGGCAAGCAGCCCAGCGGCCTCGACCTCGCGGCCAAGGTGCTGGCCGACGCCAAAGAGCCGCTGGCGGCCAAGACGATCGCCGAGCGCGTGATCGCCGCGGGCTGGCAGACCAGCGGCAAGACGCCGCACGCGACGCTGTACGCCACGATGACGCGCGAGATCCAGACCAAGGGCAAGGACGCTCGCTTCGTCAAGGTCGAGCGCGGCCGGTTCAAAGCAAAGGCGTAA
- a CDS encoding DEAD/DEAH box helicase: MELRPYQREAIDAAYAFLEKRDGNPCVVIPTGGGKTPVIATICRDVAEEWNGRVLILAHVKELLEQAAGKMHEVAPGLAMGIYSAGLKRKDLSAPITVAGIQSVWGRACELVTEGGPIDLVLIDEAHMVPHADEGMYRRFLSDLKANCPHARVVGLTATPYRLKGGPLCGDGHVLSDVCYEVGVAELIRDGFLSPLRTRAGTTRADLGSLHMRGGEFIAGETEAMMDEASLVQGACAEIAECTKDRHATLIFASGVRHGRHVARKLAERHGIECGFVCSKTPPAERDGLIGRFRSGDLRYLANVNMLTTGFDAPHVDCVALLRPTMSCGLYYQMVGRGFRLSPGKADCLVLDFAGNVLRHGPVDALSAKRPGQNGGLPPAKECPACNELVATGCRDCPECGYAFPEPERTQHGVVASDAGILTGQISEAEHEVQSVSYRVHHSRRKPDAPPTMRVDYHIALAEVVSEWIAIGHDGYARSKSVDWWRLRSREPAPGDAEEAVELANAGALAEPSRITVRRVAGEKFDRIIACELGPKPERLDNPDAVPEMALAIPDDEIPF, encoded by the coding sequence ATGGAGCTGCGCCCCTACCAGCGCGAGGCGATCGACGCGGCGTACGCGTTCCTTGAAAAGCGCGATGGGAACCCGTGCGTGGTCATCCCCACCGGCGGTGGCAAGACCCCCGTCATCGCGACGATCTGCCGCGACGTGGCGGAGGAGTGGAACGGCCGCGTGCTGATCCTGGCACACGTCAAGGAGCTGCTCGAGCAAGCGGCGGGCAAGATGCACGAGGTCGCGCCCGGGCTGGCCATGGGCATCTACTCAGCGGGGCTGAAGCGCAAGGACTTGAGCGCGCCAATCACCGTCGCAGGCATCCAGAGCGTGTGGGGCCGCGCGTGCGAGCTGGTGACCGAGGGCGGGCCGATCGACCTGGTGCTCATCGACGAGGCCCACATGGTTCCCCACGCCGACGAGGGGATGTACCGGCGGTTCCTGAGCGACCTCAAAGCCAACTGCCCGCACGCCCGTGTCGTCGGACTGACCGCCACGCCGTATCGCTTGAAGGGTGGGCCCTTGTGCGGGGACGGCCACGTGCTCAGCGACGTGTGCTACGAGGTCGGGGTCGCGGAGCTGATCCGCGATGGCTTCCTCTCGCCGCTCCGCACGCGCGCCGGCACGACGCGGGCGGACCTTGGCTCGTTGCACATGCGCGGCGGGGAGTTCATCGCGGGCGAGACGGAGGCGATGATGGACGAGGCGTCGCTCGTCCAAGGCGCGTGCGCCGAGATCGCCGAGTGCACGAAGGACCGCCACGCGACGCTCATCTTCGCCAGCGGCGTGCGGCACGGGCGCCACGTCGCCCGAAAACTGGCCGAACGCCACGGCATCGAGTGCGGCTTCGTGTGCTCGAAGACGCCCCCGGCCGAGCGCGACGGGCTGATCGGGCGGTTTCGATCGGGTGATTTGCGCTACCTCGCCAACGTGAACATGCTGACCACGGGTTTCGACGCCCCGCACGTCGATTGCGTCGCCCTGCTGCGGCCGACGATGAGCTGCGGGCTGTACTACCAGATGGTCGGGCGGGGGTTTCGCCTATCGCCGGGCAAGGCCGACTGCCTGGTGCTCGACTTCGCGGGCAACGTGCTGCGGCACGGCCCGGTCGATGCGCTCTCAGCGAAGCGGCCCGGGCAGAACGGTGGCCTGCCTCCGGCGAAAGAGTGCCCCGCGTGCAACGAGTTGGTCGCGACCGGCTGCAGGGACTGCCCCGAGTGCGGGTACGCCTTCCCTGAGCCCGAGCGCACACAACATGGCGTGGTCGCGAGCGACGCGGGCATCCTCACGGGCCAGATCAGCGAGGCCGAGCACGAGGTGCAGTCGGTGAGCTACCGCGTGCACCACAGCCGCCGCAAGCCCGACGCGCCACCGACCATGCGTGTCGACTACCACATCGCGCTGGCCGAGGTCGTCAGCGAGTGGATCGCGATCGGCCATGACGGCTACGCGCGATCGAAGTCGGTCGATTGGTGGCGGCTCCGCTCGCGCGAGCCCGCGCCGGGCGATGCCGAAGAGGCGGTGGAGCTGGCCAACGCTGGTGCCCTGGCCGAGCCGAGTCGCATCACGGTGCGCCGCGTGGCCGGCGAGAAGTTCGACCGCATCATCGCATGCGAGCTCGGTCCCAAGCCCGAGCGGCTGGACAACCCCGACGCCGTGCCCGAGATGGCGCTCGCCATCCCCGACGACGAGATCCCGTTCTGA
- a CDS encoding RusA family crossover junction endodeoxyribonuclease, with protein MNHYWRRAGSRTIVSARGRRFRTQVAAELAFAHVRRFDGRVAVRIVVHPPDRRRRDLDNVLKALLDALAQPGGAYRDDAQIDELEALRGEVVKGGLVLVTVEGIG; from the coding sequence GTGAACCACTACTGGCGGCGGGCGGGCTCACGCACGATCGTGAGCGCCCGGGGCCGGCGGTTCCGCACGCAGGTCGCCGCCGAGCTGGCGTTCGCGCACGTCCGCCGGTTCGACGGCCGCGTGGCGGTGCGCATCGTGGTCCACCCGCCGGACCGCCGTCGCCGCGACCTGGACAACGTCCTCAAGGCCCTGCTCGACGCGCTGGCCCAGCCGGGCGGGGCGTACCGCGACGATGCGCAGATAGACGAACTCGAAGCTTTGCGCGGCGAGGTGGTCAAGGGCGGCCTCGTGCTCGTGACCGTGGAGGGAATCGGCTGA
- a CDS encoding bifunctional DNA primase/polymerase yields the protein MAATLPSSLEAAVTYTRRSWRVLPIAAGAKAPTLKGWPALRLDEHELASHFQGECNIGLILGEPSGWLVDVDLDCDEAVELADQYLPATNAVTGREGRPGSHRWYVSEGAATTKHTDADGTMIVELRSTGCQTVVGPSVHPSGGWYDVLEGEPAVVPAAMLAACVRALADAVRERRSTIEPARSAPCIITSRDEIERRAAAYLDAMPPAIAGSGGHNQTYAAATALVHGFALSPDVALQLLATRYNPRCEPPWSERELRHKVDDAASKPHERPRGWLLEAKRDELHTAVDLSALTATPRHIVHADPGPIPEHLLDVPGFVGDVVRFNLETAKRPQPVLALAGALCLQAVLTARKVRDALGNRTNLYAVGVADSGAGKDHARKVNKAILFEAGAIELEGNEDLASDAGLFSAVEAQPAVLFQMDEFGRFLRTIGDPKRAPHLYNVLTALMKLYSSADTVYRGKAYADPKRNKVIDQPCVVVYGTTVFEHFYQSLTTESLADGFAARLLVFETDERPARRWATQRDAPATVVEAARWWHEHIPGGNLAREHPQPRLVETTKEARAVFDALAKTVDARMEGAPGSVSAAWARAEEKACRLALLHACSADRENAVIDAPAARWACGLSEHLTLRLLHVAGQWVSEGVFDARQKRVLRVVREMGGELGRSELCRRTQALTQRERQEVIDNLLETGQLVERAEPTKGRRKVVYALP from the coding sequence ATGGCTGCCACGCTTCCCAGCTCGTTGGAGGCCGCCGTCACGTACACGCGTCGCAGCTGGCGGGTCTTGCCGATCGCCGCGGGCGCGAAGGCCCCGACGCTCAAGGGCTGGCCCGCGCTGCGACTGGACGAACACGAACTCGCGTCGCACTTCCAGGGCGAGTGCAACATCGGCCTGATCCTCGGCGAGCCCAGCGGCTGGCTGGTGGACGTCGACCTGGACTGCGACGAGGCGGTCGAGCTGGCGGACCAGTACCTGCCTGCGACAAACGCGGTGACGGGGCGCGAGGGCCGGCCTGGCTCGCATCGCTGGTATGTCTCCGAGGGCGCGGCGACGACCAAGCACACGGACGCCGATGGCACCATGATCGTCGAGCTGCGATCAACCGGGTGTCAGACCGTCGTCGGCCCCAGCGTCCACCCCAGCGGCGGGTGGTACGACGTGCTCGAGGGCGAGCCGGCGGTCGTGCCCGCGGCGATGCTGGCCGCGTGCGTGCGGGCGCTGGCGGACGCGGTGCGTGAGAGGCGCAGCACCATCGAGCCGGCACGCAGCGCGCCCTGCATCATCACGTCGCGCGACGAGATCGAGCGTCGCGCGGCCGCGTACCTCGACGCCATGCCCCCCGCCATCGCCGGTAGCGGCGGACACAACCAGACCTACGCGGCGGCCACCGCGCTCGTCCATGGTTTCGCGCTCTCGCCCGATGTGGCGCTACAACTGCTGGCCACTCGGTACAACCCGAGGTGCGAGCCGCCGTGGAGCGAGCGCGAGCTACGCCACAAGGTCGACGACGCAGCGAGCAAGCCGCACGAGCGCCCACGTGGGTGGCTGCTGGAGGCGAAGCGCGACGAGCTGCATACTGCGGTTGACTTGTCTGCGCTCACGGCAACGCCGCGTCATATCGTCCACGCCGACCCCGGCCCGATCCCCGAGCACCTGCTCGATGTGCCCGGCTTCGTGGGCGACGTCGTGCGATTCAACCTCGAGACCGCCAAGCGGCCCCAGCCGGTGCTGGCCCTGGCCGGGGCGCTGTGCCTGCAAGCCGTACTGACCGCGCGCAAGGTGCGCGACGCCCTGGGCAACCGCACGAACCTCTACGCCGTGGGCGTGGCCGACTCGGGCGCGGGCAAGGACCACGCCCGCAAGGTCAACAAGGCGATCCTCTTTGAGGCCGGCGCGATCGAGCTGGAAGGCAACGAGGACCTGGCCTCGGACGCCGGTTTGTTCAGTGCCGTCGAGGCCCAGCCGGCGGTGCTCTTCCAGATGGACGAGTTCGGCCGCTTCCTGCGAACCATCGGCGACCCCAAGCGGGCCCCGCACCTGTACAACGTGCTGACGGCGCTCATGAAGCTGTACTCGAGCGCCGACACGGTGTACCGCGGCAAGGCCTACGCCGACCCCAAGCGCAATAAGGTCATCGACCAGCCGTGCGTGGTGGTCTACGGCACGACGGTCTTCGAGCACTTCTACCAGTCGCTGACCACCGAGAGCCTGGCCGACGGCTTCGCGGCGCGTCTGCTGGTCTTCGAGACCGACGAGCGGCCGGCGCGCCGCTGGGCCACGCAGCGCGACGCGCCCGCGACGGTGGTCGAGGCGGCCCGGTGGTGGCACGAGCACATCCCCGGCGGGAACCTGGCCCGCGAGCACCCACAGCCACGCCTGGTCGAGACGACCAAGGAGGCCCGCGCGGTCTTCGACGCGCTGGCCAAGACCGTCGACGCCCGCATGGAGGGCGCCCCGGGCAGCGTGTCAGCGGCGTGGGCGCGGGCCGAGGAGAAGGCCTGCCGGCTGGCCCTGCTGCACGCGTGCTCGGCCGACCGCGAGAACGCGGTGATCGACGCGCCCGCCGCGCGGTGGGCGTGCGGCCTGAGCGAGCACCTGACGCTGCGGCTGCTGCATGTTGCGGGGCAGTGGGTGTCCGAGGGCGTCTTCGACGCGAGGCAGAAGCGGGTGCTGCGCGTCGTGCGCGAGATGGGCGGAGAGCTCGGCCGCAGCGAGCTGTGCCGCCGCACGCAGGCCCTGACCCAGCGCGAGCGGCAGGAGGTCATCGACAACCTGCTGGAGACCGGGCAGCTTGTCGAGCGGGCCGAGCCCACCAAGGGCAGAAGGAAGGTGGTCTATGCCCTTCCATAA
- a CDS encoding SLATT domain-containing protein, which yields MNGIDYPALYKCSDAASNSCQRWYMLAVKTHLGLLAITGLLACWSPTSDRWEQAVSIAIALAMFLALLIGLVLKMGGLDDAWFRARAFAENTKHAAWRFMMTPRPADEADTKSQERAFLDQLQQIRARFPEVEKYLSQHQVDGPEIVPAMREIRSLQLAERLTLYKSLRLRDQLDWYTKKAKSNARLEQRWFYAILVADGLAVVLAVVRLLVDVQYNPTGGIAALAACLLAWTQTKRFSDLANSYGVASRDLNGLATRADHVRTEEEFGDFIEEVEGAISREHRLWIERVKIPGR from the coding sequence ATGAACGGTATCGATTATCCTGCTTTGTACAAGTGCAGTGACGCGGCATCAAATTCATGCCAGCGTTGGTACATGCTCGCGGTGAAGACCCACCTTGGGCTCCTTGCGATAACCGGACTGCTCGCATGCTGGAGTCCGACATCCGATCGCTGGGAGCAGGCTGTCTCGATCGCGATTGCACTCGCTATGTTTCTGGCGTTGCTCATCGGGCTCGTACTCAAGATGGGCGGGCTCGACGACGCATGGTTTCGGGCCCGAGCCTTCGCCGAGAACACGAAACACGCCGCATGGCGATTCATGATGACTCCGCGGCCCGCCGACGAGGCGGACACTAAAAGCCAAGAGCGTGCGTTTCTAGACCAGTTGCAGCAAATCCGGGCTCGCTTTCCGGAGGTCGAGAAATACCTCTCACAGCATCAAGTTGATGGCCCGGAAATCGTGCCAGCAATGCGAGAGATTCGATCGCTACAGCTTGCCGAGAGGCTCACATTGTACAAGTCGCTTAGGCTTCGAGATCAACTCGACTGGTACACAAAAAAAGCGAAGTCCAATGCTCGCTTGGAACAGCGGTGGTTTTATGCAATTCTGGTTGCCGATGGCTTGGCCGTCGTGCTTGCGGTGGTGCGGCTGCTCGTTGACGTGCAGTACAACCCGACTGGTGGGATCGCCGCACTCGCCGCCTGCCTGCTCGCTTGGACCCAGACAAAGCGATTCTCAGATCTTGCCAACTCCTACGGGGTGGCAAGCCGGGACCTCAATGGACTTGCAACACGCGCCGATCATGTGCGCACGGAGGAAGAATTCGGCGATTTCATTGAGGAAGTCGAGGGAGCGATCTCGCGCGAACACCGTTTGTGGATCGAGCGGGTCAAGATTCCCGGACGCTGA
- a CDS encoding DNA modification methylase encodes MTKVASGSKAGLAIEMRRLADIVPYERNPRVNDQAVAAVAESITRFGFRQPIVVDGDGVIVCGHTRWKAAQSLGLAEAPVHVAADLTPEQAKAYRIADNRTAELSEWDLELLPLELSGLQEIGLDWNLLGFAERELHKLLEPEVAEGEGEADSVPEPPDEAITQPGDLWILGEHRLLCGDSSNADDVQRLLDGEPVQLVNTDPPYNVAVQPRSKNAFVTGQTNFAPQKQGKTKRGRGLDAKGKAGPTSGTTAKLRAKDRPLANDFVSGEEFDRLLMAWFHNAADALEPGRAFYIWGGYANIANYPSALDAAGLKFAQQIIWHKMHPVISRKDFMGDHEWCFYGWREGAAHVFLGPNNVPDVWQVKKVNPQSMVHLTEKPAELAVRAMQCSSRPGERVLDLFGGSGSTLIAAEQTQRRALLMELDPLYCDVIVTRWEQFTGGKAERENATAKAGA; translated from the coding sequence ATGACGAAGGTGGCGAGTGGATCGAAGGCGGGGCTGGCGATCGAGATGCGGAGGCTGGCGGACATCGTTCCGTACGAGCGCAACCCGCGCGTGAACGACCAGGCCGTCGCGGCGGTGGCCGAGAGCATCACGCGCTTCGGCTTTCGCCAGCCGATCGTGGTAGACGGCGATGGCGTGATCGTCTGCGGGCACACGCGGTGGAAGGCGGCCCAGTCGCTCGGGCTGGCCGAGGCGCCCGTGCACGTCGCGGCGGACCTGACGCCCGAGCAGGCCAAGGCCTACCGCATCGCCGACAACCGCACCGCCGAGCTGAGCGAGTGGGACCTGGAGCTGTTGCCGCTCGAGCTCTCTGGCCTGCAAGAGATCGGCTTGGACTGGAACCTGCTGGGCTTCGCCGAGCGCGAGCTGCACAAGCTGCTCGAGCCCGAGGTGGCCGAGGGTGAGGGCGAGGCCGACAGCGTGCCCGAGCCGCCCGACGAGGCGATCACTCAGCCCGGCGACCTGTGGATCCTCGGCGAGCACCGGCTGCTATGCGGCGACTCGTCGAACGCAGACGACGTCCAACGCTTGCTCGATGGCGAGCCCGTGCAGTTGGTCAACACCGACCCGCCCTACAACGTGGCGGTCCAGCCGCGCAGCAAGAACGCGTTCGTCACCGGGCAGACCAACTTCGCGCCCCAGAAGCAGGGCAAGACCAAGCGCGGGCGCGGCCTGGATGCGAAGGGCAAGGCCGGGCCTACGAGCGGCACGACGGCCAAGCTGCGGGCCAAGGACCGGCCGCTGGCCAACGACTTCGTGAGCGGGGAGGAGTTCGATCGGCTGCTCATGGCGTGGTTCCACAACGCAGCCGACGCGCTCGAGCCCGGCCGCGCGTTCTACATCTGGGGCGGCTACGCGAACATCGCCAACTACCCCAGCGCGTTGGACGCTGCGGGCCTGAAGTTCGCCCAGCAGATCATCTGGCACAAGATGCACCCGGTGATCAGCCGCAAGGACTTCATGGGCGACCACGAGTGGTGCTTCTACGGCTGGCGCGAGGGCGCAGCCCACGTGTTCCTCGGGCCGAACAACGTGCCCGACGTGTGGCAGGTCAAGAAGGTCAACCCCCAGAGCATGGTGCACCTGACCGAGAAGCCCGCCGAGCTGGCGGTCCGCGCGATGCAGTGCTCGTCGCGCCCCGGCGAGCGCGTCCTCGATCTGTTTGGTGGCAGCGGCTCGACGCTCATCGCCGCCGAGCAGACCCAGCGGCGGGCGCTGCTGATGGAGCTGGACCCGTTGTATTGCGACGTGATCGTGACGCGGTGGGAGCAGTTCACCGGTGGCAAGGCGGAACGCGAGAACGCCACGGCGAAGGCCGGAGCGTGA
- a CDS encoding TIR domain-containing protein, producing the protein MPTLRDYKVFISHAWAYSESYNRIVSFLESAPNFYWTNLSVPRHDPLETSEQLTSRLNDQMRPANVFLILGGMYVSHSDWIQYEINFARRIGRPIIGIRPWASERTPDAVARAAKDIVGWNTESIVRAIRNYALSDGR; encoded by the coding sequence ATGCCCACCCTCCGCGATTACAAAGTGTTTATCAGTCATGCATGGGCCTACAGCGAGAGCTATAACCGAATCGTCAGCTTCCTCGAGTCGGCTCCAAACTTCTACTGGACCAACCTCAGCGTGCCGAGGCACGACCCGCTGGAGACCAGCGAGCAGTTGACATCCCGCCTGAACGACCAAATGCGCCCTGCCAACGTCTTCCTGATCCTGGGTGGGATGTATGTGTCGCACAGTGATTGGATCCAGTACGAGATCAATTTCGCGCGGCGCATCGGAAGACCGATTATTGGAATCCGTCCATGGGCGTCTGAGCGCACTCCGGATGCGGTGGCTCGTGCGGCAAAGGACATCGTGGGCTGGAACACAGAGTCCATCGTCCGCGCGATCCGCAATTACGCGCTCTCGGATGGCCGATGA
- a CDS encoding PD-(D/E)XK nuclease-like domain-containing protein, translating into MSSRCCRRHEPGRPPCPRCPEGHRSSGDPASLCLSFLIREPAAVYHAKARDHLSSHALGDFRRSPLLYRRKRQGLIREPDRSAYIVGRAAHVLTLEGRERYRDEYAVGGPVNPRRGEPFGPTTKAFQKWAARCGKAVLGDTDAAIVERMAGAVKDHIFARELLADGVAEGVVRVEYDGHACQGRLDWISPVEGRGIVDLKTCQDLDGFEAQVSEFGYAHQLAFYRELVRRACGHALPAHLIAVEKREPFRCGVWKLDEALLETARIENEQAMAELRRCRERDAWPTGYESLRLLTAQTPTPTN; encoded by the coding sequence ATGAGTTCGCGCTGCTGCCGCCGGCACGAGCCCGGGCGTCCTCCCTGCCCGCGTTGCCCCGAGGGGCACCGCTCGTCGGGCGATCCGGCCTCGCTCTGTCTGTCCTTCCTCATCCGCGAGCCCGCAGCGGTGTACCACGCTAAGGCTCGCGACCACCTCAGCTCGCACGCGCTGGGGGACTTCCGGCGCAGCCCGCTGCTGTACCGGCGTAAGCGGCAGGGGCTGATCCGAGAGCCGGACCGCTCGGCGTACATCGTCGGGCGTGCCGCGCACGTGCTGACGCTCGAGGGCCGTGAGCGGTACAGGGACGAGTACGCGGTGGGCGGGCCGGTGAATCCCAGGAGGGGCGAGCCGTTCGGGCCGACGACCAAGGCGTTCCAAAAGTGGGCGGCCCGCTGCGGCAAAGCCGTGCTGGGCGATACCGACGCGGCCATCGTCGAGCGGATGGCCGGCGCGGTGAAGGACCACATCTTCGCCCGCGAGCTGCTGGCCGACGGGGTCGCCGAGGGTGTGGTGCGGGTCGAGTACGACGGGCACGCGTGCCAGGGGCGGCTGGATTGGATCAGTCCGGTCGAGGGTCGGGGCATCGTCGACCTCAAGACCTGCCAGGACCTGGACGGCTTCGAGGCCCAGGTCAGCGAGTTCGGGTACGCGCACCAACTGGCGTTCTACCGCGAGCTCGTGCGTCGGGCCTGCGGGCACGCGTTGCCGGCGCATCTGATCGCCGTCGAGAAGCGCGAGCCCTTCCGCTGCGGCGTGTGGAAGCTCGACGAGGCGCTGCTGGAGACGGCGCGGATCGAAAACGAACAAGCCATGGCCGAGCTCAGGCGCTGCCGCGAGCGGGACGCGTGGCCCACTGGGTACGAGTCGCTCCGGCTGCTGACCGCGCAGACCCCCACACCCACCAACTGA